One genomic segment of Pristiophorus japonicus isolate sPriJap1 chromosome 8, sPriJap1.hap1, whole genome shotgun sequence includes these proteins:
- the LOC139269012 gene encoding endoplasmic reticulum resident protein 29-like has protein sequence MAAGGSSFLLFLAAAFLHLFLPSRALQSVGSLPLDTVTFYKVIPKQMYVLVKIDTQYPYGEKQDEFKKLAENSASSKELLVAEVGISDYGEKENTELGVKYNVEKADYPVYLLFSDGDLENPVRYTGEIKQDAIQQWLKGKGVWVGMLGCLEKYDSLAAEFRSTRALEERQKITEAVKAMVVGTPEAEQKSAEQYHKIMSKVLAQGDSFVRSEIARISKLLGESKMSAAKKLEFQKRQNILSSFQTPSLAKEDL, from the exons ATGGCAGCAGGCGGCAGCTCCTTTCTGCTCTTCCTGGCCGCCGCATTTTTGCACCTTTTTCTGCCCTCGAGGGCCCTGCagtcagtcggctccctccctctggACACGGTCACTTTTTACAAG GTTATTCCCAAACAGATGTATGTCCTGGTAAAGATTGACACGCAGTATCCGTATGGAGAGAAACAGGATGAGTTTAAGAAATTAGCGGAAAATTCTGCTTCCAGCAAGGAGCTCTTGGTGGCTGAGGTGGGAATATCAG ATTATGGTGAAAAGGAAAATACAGAACTCGGGGTGAAATATAACGTGGAAAAGGCTGACTACCCCGTCTACTTGTTGTTCAGTGACGGGGATTTGGAGAATCCAGTCCGGTACACCGGAGAGATTAAACAGGATGCAATTCAGCAGTGGTTGAAGGGTAAAGGCGTGTGGGTCGGGATGCTCGGCTGCCTGGAGAAATACGACTCCCTGGCCGCAGAGTTTCGCAGCACGCGTGCCCTGGAAGAGCGGCAGAAGATCACGGAGGCGGTGAAGGCCATGGTGGTGGGGACGCCGGAAGCCGAGCAGAAATCGGCAGAACAGTACCACAAAATCATGAGCAAGGTCCTGGCGCAGGGCGACTCCTTCGTCCGCTCGGAGATTGCGCGGATCAGCAAACTGCTGGGGGAGAGCAAGATGAGTGCAGCCAAGAAGCTGGAGTTTCAGAAACGCCAGAACATCCTGAGCTCGTTCCAAACACCCAGCTTGGCAAAAGAGGATTTGTGA